A genomic segment from Bradyrhizobium sp. CB1015 encodes:
- a CDS encoding Hsp20 family protein — MRTSFDFAPLWRSTIGFDHLADLVDSTLRQATEDNYPPYNIERSGEDHYRISLAVAGFGVNDITVTAEQNALTIEGRKPETAAREYLYQGIAARPFRRVFNLADYVQVKQASFQDGLLIIDLVREVPEAMKPRRIQIAGGAPAASQIEQKKAA; from the coding sequence ATGAGGACCAGTTTTGACTTCGCGCCCCTGTGGCGCTCCACCATCGGCTTCGACCACCTGGCCGACCTCGTCGACAGCACGCTGCGCCAGGCGACCGAGGACAATTATCCCCCCTACAATATCGAGCGCTCCGGCGAAGATCACTATCGGATCAGCCTTGCCGTAGCGGGGTTCGGCGTTAACGACATCACCGTGACGGCCGAGCAGAACGCGCTCACCATCGAGGGCAGGAAGCCCGAGACCGCCGCGCGCGAATATTTGTACCAGGGCATCGCCGCGCGTCCGTTCCGGCGCGTGTTCAACCTCGCCGACTATGTCCAGGTGAAGCAGGCCTCGTTCCAGGACGGGCTCCTGATCATCGACCTCGTCCGCGAGGTTCCGGAAGCCATGAAGCCGCGCCGCATTCAGATCGCGGGCGGCGCTCCTGCGGCATCGCAGATCGAGCAGAAGAAGGCAGCCTGA
- a CDS encoding aspartate/glutamate racemase family protein, which yields MTTSASPSSRIARGGKAIYGAPLGILMLEARFPRIPGDMGNGTTWPFPVLYRVVSGASPEKVVLNGAAGLLPDFIDAAKELVRLGAEAITTNCGFLSLFQKEIAAAVGVPVATSSLMQVPWVQATLPPGKRVGLVTVSGSTLTPAHLEGAGVPLDTPLVGTENGKEFFRVLIKAEKDDMDIGQAERDVVEAGKELVAKHPDVGAIVLECTNMPPYAAALQAEVGLPVYDIYSMITWFHAGLRPRVFA from the coding sequence ATGACCACCTCAGCCAGCCCGTCCTCCCGCATCGCCCGTGGCGGCAAGGCCATCTACGGCGCGCCGCTCGGCATCCTGATGCTGGAGGCGCGCTTTCCCCGCATTCCCGGCGACATGGGCAACGGCACGACCTGGCCATTCCCTGTGCTCTATCGCGTGGTGAGTGGCGCCTCGCCGGAGAAGGTGGTGCTGAACGGCGCGGCCGGCCTCTTGCCCGATTTCATCGATGCGGCGAAGGAGCTGGTGCGGCTGGGGGCGGAGGCCATCACCACCAATTGCGGCTTCCTCTCGCTGTTCCAGAAGGAGATCGCGGCGGCCGTCGGCGTTCCCGTCGCGACCTCGTCGCTGATGCAGGTGCCGTGGGTGCAGGCGACCCTGCCGCCCGGCAAGCGCGTCGGCCTCGTCACGGTGTCGGGTTCGACCTTGACGCCGGCCCATCTCGAAGGGGCCGGCGTGCCGCTCGACACGCCGCTGGTCGGCACCGAGAACGGCAAGGAGTTCTTCCGTGTCCTGATCAAGGCCGAGAAGGACGACATGGACATCGGGCAAGCCGAGCGCGACGTCGTCGAGGCCGGCAAGGAGCTCGTCGCCAAGCATCCGGACGTCGGCGCCATCGTGCTCGAATGCACCAACATGCCGCCTTATGCGGCCGCGCTTCAGGCCGAGGTCGGATTGCCGGTCTACGACATCTATTCCATGATCACCTGGTTTCATGCCGGGCTGCGCCCGCGCGTCTTTGCGTGA
- a CDS encoding MFS transporter, with the protein MTTATGVSAAAERSTTAHVVWASALGTAIEWYDFLIYGTAAALVFNKLFFPSFDPFVGTLAAFSTYAVGFVARPIGGAIIGHYGDRVGRKTMLVATMIAMGLGTFLIGCLPTYDQIGVWAPILLVILRFVQGIGLGGEWSGAVVMVIEHAGNRRGFYGSLVQVGFPVGVAASTGIFGLMTKLPEADFLSWGWRVPFLISVLLVGVGFIVRLKLAETPHFKEIVERKEVLAQPALEVLRRDWRSFLLAIGITVSEVGLAYLLTVFTVVYATTKLGLPRQVILDAVVYAAIVEFATLPLAGWLSDIFGRKALYLAGGVFSVALAFPLFWFLDTREPALITLALVVTMTLTHALLFGPKAAFMPELFRTQVRYSGASLGANVAAALSGGFSPLIAAALLAWAGSYWAVSVYIVALSVITILATLMAPETARDSLRS; encoded by the coding sequence ATGACGACAGCAACGGGGGTCTCCGCGGCTGCGGAGAGATCGACGACGGCGCATGTGGTGTGGGCGAGTGCGCTCGGCACCGCGATCGAGTGGTACGATTTCCTGATCTACGGCACGGCGGCGGCCCTCGTCTTCAACAAGCTGTTTTTCCCGAGCTTCGATCCCTTCGTCGGCACGCTCGCGGCATTCTCGACCTATGCGGTCGGCTTCGTCGCGCGGCCGATCGGCGGCGCCATCATCGGGCATTACGGCGACCGGGTCGGCCGCAAGACCATGCTGGTGGCGACCATGATCGCGATGGGGCTCGGCACCTTCCTGATCGGCTGCCTGCCGACTTACGATCAGATCGGCGTCTGGGCTCCGATTCTGCTCGTGATCCTCCGTTTCGTTCAGGGCATCGGGCTCGGGGGCGAGTGGAGCGGCGCGGTCGTGATGGTGATCGAGCACGCCGGCAATCGCCGCGGCTTCTACGGCAGCCTGGTGCAGGTCGGCTTTCCCGTCGGCGTCGCCGCATCGACCGGCATCTTCGGCCTGATGACGAAGCTGCCCGAGGCGGATTTTCTCAGCTGGGGCTGGCGCGTGCCGTTCCTGATCAGCGTTCTGCTCGTCGGCGTCGGCTTCATCGTGCGGCTCAAGCTCGCGGAGACGCCTCACTTCAAGGAGATCGTCGAGCGCAAGGAGGTGCTGGCGCAACCGGCCCTCGAGGTGCTGCGCCGCGACTGGCGCAGCTTTCTGCTCGCCATCGGCATCACGGTGTCGGAAGTCGGGCTCGCCTATCTCCTCACCGTGTTCACGGTGGTTTACGCCACGACCAAGCTCGGCCTGCCCCGGCAGGTGATCCTGGATGCGGTGGTCTATGCCGCGATCGTCGAGTTCGCGACGCTGCCGCTGGCCGGCTGGCTGTCCGATATCTTCGGACGCAAGGCGCTGTATCTGGCCGGCGGCGTGTTCTCGGTGGCGCTGGCGTTTCCGCTGTTCTGGTTCCTCGACACCAGGGAGCCGGCGCTGATCACGCTTGCGCTCGTCGTCACGATGACGCTCACCCATGCGCTGCTGTTCGGGCCGAAGGCCGCGTTCATGCCGGAGCTGTTCCGCACCCAGGTGCGCTACAGCGGCGCCTCGCTCGGCGCCAACGTCGCGGCGGCGCTCAGCGGCGGCTTCTCGCCGCTGATCGCGGCTGCGCTGCTGGCATGGGCCGGATCGTATTGGGCGGTGTCGGTCTACATCGTTGCGCTGTCGGTCATCACGATCCTCGCAACGCTGATGGCGCCGGAGACCGCGCGGGACTCGCTAAGATCCTGA
- a CDS encoding SDR family NAD(P)-dependent oxidoreductase, translating to MKLSGKVAAITGAARGIGKACAKRFLDDGVKVVISDVDAEGLAATAAELGRPDALRTIVGNVAKRADVDQLVATAVKEFGRLDIMVNNAGVARNRDILDITEEEFDEIIGINLKGAFFGVQAAARQMIAQGGGGVIINMSSVNALLAIPALATYAMSKGGMKQLTSVAAVALAPHNIRVVAVGPGTILTDMVASSIYTSEDARKTVLSRTPAGRGGEPSEVASVVAFLASDDASYITGQTIYPDGGRLVLNYTVPVKEK from the coding sequence ATGAAGCTATCCGGCAAGGTCGCCGCCATTACCGGCGCCGCGCGCGGCATCGGCAAGGCCTGCGCGAAGAGATTTTTGGACGACGGCGTCAAGGTCGTGATCTCCGACGTCGATGCCGAGGGCCTTGCCGCGACGGCCGCCGAGCTTGGCCGGCCGGATGCCCTGCGCACGATCGTCGGCAACGTCGCCAAGCGTGCGGACGTGGATCAGCTGGTCGCGACCGCGGTGAAGGAGTTCGGCCGGCTCGACATCATGGTCAACAATGCCGGCGTCGCCCGCAACCGCGACATCCTCGACATTACCGAAGAGGAATTCGACGAGATCATCGGCATCAATTTGAAGGGCGCGTTCTTCGGCGTGCAGGCGGCGGCGAGGCAGATGATCGCCCAAGGCGGTGGCGGGGTCATCATCAACATGTCCTCGGTGAACGCGCTGCTGGCGATCCCGGCGCTGGCGACCTACGCGATGTCCAAGGGCGGCATGAAGCAGCTCACCTCCGTCGCGGCGGTCGCGCTCGCCCCGCACAACATCCGCGTCGTCGCGGTCGGGCCGGGCACGATCCTGACCGACATGGTGGCGTCGTCCATCTACACCTCGGAAGACGCCCGCAAGACCGTGCTGTCGCGCACGCCGGCCGGCCGCGGCGGCGAGCCGAGCGAGGTGGCGTCCGTCGTGGCATTCCTTGCCAGCGACGATGCGTCCTATATCACCGGGCAGACGATCTATCCGGATGGCGGCCGGCTGGTCCTGAACTACACGGTGCCGGTGAAGGAGAAGTAG
- a CDS encoding Hsp20/alpha crystallin family protein, giving the protein MAFRDLIPWSRNQELAPARDNFDPFLTLHREMNRLFDDVFRGFGGTGLSPLMEGRFGWPKVELSETDKTLTVSAELPGLTEKDVQVEIANGVLTVRGEKKAEREGEGRFFTERYYGAFERQIPLEGVEEDKAEASFKNGVLTVSLPKSEKAREGVKRIAINTH; this is encoded by the coding sequence ATGGCTTTTCGTGATCTCATTCCCTGGTCGAGAAACCAGGAGCTTGCGCCGGCGCGCGACAATTTCGATCCGTTCCTGACGCTTCACCGCGAGATGAACCGTCTGTTCGACGATGTCTTCCGCGGCTTCGGCGGGACCGGCCTGTCGCCGCTGATGGAAGGCCGTTTCGGCTGGCCGAAGGTCGAGCTCAGCGAGACCGACAAGACGCTGACCGTCTCGGCCGAGCTTCCCGGCCTGACGGAGAAGGACGTCCAGGTCGAGATCGCCAATGGTGTCCTCACCGTCCGCGGCGAGAAGAAGGCGGAGCGCGAGGGGGAAGGCAGGTTCTTCACCGAGCGCTATTACGGCGCCTTCGAGCGGCAGATTCCGCTGGAGGGTGTCGAGGAGGACAAGGCCGAGGCGTCGTTCAAGAACGGCGTCCTGACCGTGTCGCTGCCGAAATCGGAGAAGGCGCGCGAAGGCGTCAAGCGCATCGCGATCAATACGCATTAA
- a CDS encoding FAD-dependent oxidoreductase, protein MAGNEHGTLETYECDVLVAGSGCSGMSAAITARYRGLDVLIVEKEPRFGGTTARSGGWLWIPGTSLAKAYGIEESPEQARTYLRHEAGNNYDAARVDAFLSAGPEAVDFFTTKTALRFDMPLVFPDYHAEAPGGAQGGRSMVTRPFDGRELGDLIKSLGMPLPELTVFGMMLGSGKEIIHFMRVTKSLTSAVYVTKRLSRHLMDVLRYGRGMTLTNGNALAGRLAKSALDLKIPMWLSAPVRELTVENGVVTGAIVSREGRDVRVRARRGVVLACGGFPHDVERRRKMFPHAPTGVEHYSPGPAGNTGDGLRLAEGAGGRIEDRLPNAAAWVPVSLTTRKDGSKGVMPHFIDRAKPGVIAVMRDGKRFANEGNSYHDFVQAMIKAAKPGEEIAAFLVCDHKTLRKYGLGCVPPFPMPLGHHLKTGYLMRGDTLEALAAKAGIDARAFVETVKQFNVTAPQGHDAAFGKGSKAYNRYQGDALHGPNPCVAPIESGPFYAIKMVIGDLGTYAGIVTDENARALDSEGRVIPGLYAAGNDMASIMGGNYPGAGITLGPALTFGYIAGRHLADSAAKRDAA, encoded by the coding sequence ATGGCTGGCAACGAGCATGGCACCTTGGAGACTTACGAGTGCGACGTGCTCGTGGCCGGATCGGGTTGCTCCGGCATGTCGGCCGCGATCACCGCGCGCTATCGCGGGCTCGACGTGCTGATCGTCGAAAAGGAGCCGCGCTTCGGCGGCACCACGGCCCGCTCCGGCGGCTGGCTGTGGATTCCCGGAACCTCGCTGGCGAAGGCGTACGGCATCGAGGAGTCGCCGGAGCAGGCCCGCACCTACTTGCGGCACGAGGCCGGCAACAATTACGACGCGGCACGCGTCGATGCCTTCCTGAGCGCCGGCCCTGAAGCGGTCGATTTCTTCACCACCAAGACGGCGCTGCGCTTCGACATGCCGCTGGTGTTTCCCGATTACCACGCCGAGGCGCCCGGCGGCGCCCAGGGCGGCCGCTCCATGGTAACGCGCCCGTTCGACGGCCGCGAGCTCGGCGACCTCATCAAATCGCTCGGCATGCCGCTGCCCGAGCTCACCGTGTTCGGCATGATGTTGGGAAGCGGCAAGGAGATCATCCACTTCATGCGCGTGACGAAGTCGCTGACCTCCGCGGTCTATGTCACGAAGCGCCTGTCGCGACATCTCATGGACGTGCTGCGCTATGGCCGCGGCATGACGCTGACCAACGGCAATGCGCTCGCCGGGCGCCTCGCAAAGTCCGCGCTCGACCTGAAGATTCCGATGTGGCTGTCCGCGCCCGTGCGCGAGCTGACGGTCGAGAACGGCGTTGTGACCGGTGCCATCGTCTCGCGCGAGGGACGCGACGTGCGTGTCCGCGCACGTCGGGGCGTCGTGCTCGCCTGCGGCGGCTTTCCACACGACGTCGAGCGGCGCAGGAAGATGTTCCCGCACGCGCCGACCGGCGTTGAGCATTATTCGCCCGGGCCCGCGGGAAACACCGGCGACGGCCTGCGCCTTGCCGAAGGCGCCGGCGGCCGCATCGAGGACCGCCTGCCGAACGCGGCGGCCTGGGTGCCGGTGTCGCTGACCACGCGCAAGGACGGCTCCAAGGGCGTGATGCCGCATTTCATCGACCGTGCCAAACCCGGTGTGATCGCGGTGATGCGCGACGGCAAGCGCTTTGCCAATGAGGGCAATTCCTACCACGACTTCGTCCAGGCCATGATCAAGGCCGCCAAGCCCGGCGAGGAGATCGCCGCCTTCCTGGTCTGCGACCACAAGACGTTGCGGAAATACGGCCTCGGCTGCGTGCCGCCTTTCCCGATGCCGCTGGGTCATCATTTGAAGACCGGCTATCTCATGCGCGGCGACACGCTGGAGGCGCTGGCGGCAAAAGCCGGGATCGACGCCAGGGCGTTCGTCGAGACCGTCAAGCAGTTCAATGTGACGGCGCCGCAAGGCCATGACGCCGCCTTCGGCAAGGGCTCGAAGGCCTATAACCGCTACCAGGGCGATGCACTGCACGGCCCCAACCCCTGCGTCGCGCCAATCGAGAGCGGCCCGTTCTACGCCATCAAGATGGTGATCGGCGATCTCGGCACCTATGCCGGCATCGTCACCGACGAGAACGCGCGCGCGCTCGACTCCGAAGGCCGGGTGATTCCCGGCCTCTACGCCGCCGGCAACGACATGGCGAGCATCATGGGAGGCAATTATCCGGGTGCAGGCATCACGCTTGGGCCGGCACTGACCTTCGGCTACATTGCCGGCAGACATCTTGCCGACAGCGCCGCCAAGCGCGACGCGGCGTAG
- a CDS encoding IclR family transcriptional regulator, producing MKRESRGIQSIEVGGELLRALARSGEPMMLRDLAREAGMTPAKAHPYLASFSRIGLIEQDETTGRYEIGALALELGLVSLRRLSSVRIARPKIAGLASQIGHAVSLAIWGTHGPTVVQLEEPAQPVHIVMRAGSVMALLETATGRAFAAFLPEKTINAALDSGLDRHGVGYNPKRAVKGAKVAEMLAEVRKHGLARALGDPLPGVNAFSAPVFDHSGHVALVITAMGPEGTFDARWDSPIAHALRECAGSISKRLGYGINIAAE from the coding sequence ATGAAGAGAGAAAGCCGCGGCATCCAGTCGATCGAGGTCGGCGGCGAATTGCTTCGCGCGCTCGCACGGAGCGGCGAGCCGATGATGCTGCGCGATCTCGCCCGCGAAGCCGGCATGACGCCAGCCAAGGCGCACCCCTATCTCGCCAGCTTCTCCCGCATCGGCCTGATCGAGCAGGACGAGACCACCGGCCGCTACGAGATCGGCGCGCTGGCGCTGGAGCTCGGCCTGGTCAGCCTGCGCCGGCTCTCCAGCGTGCGCATCGCGCGTCCGAAGATCGCGGGCCTCGCGAGCCAGATCGGCCACGCTGTCTCGCTCGCGATCTGGGGCACGCACGGCCCGACCGTGGTGCAGCTCGAAGAGCCGGCCCAGCCGGTGCACATCGTCATGCGCGCCGGTTCGGTGATGGCGCTGCTGGAGACGGCGACGGGCCGCGCGTTCGCGGCGTTCCTGCCGGAGAAGACGATCAACGCCGCGCTCGACAGCGGCCTCGACCGCCATGGCGTCGGCTACAACCCGAAGCGCGCCGTGAAGGGCGCGAAGGTCGCCGAGATGCTCGCCGAGGTCCGCAAGCACGGCCTCGCCCGTGCGCTCGGCGATCCCCTGCCCGGCGTCAATGCGTTCTCCGCGCCGGTGTTCGATCATTCCGGCCACGTCGCGCTGGTCATCACCGCGATGGGCCCGGAAGGCACGTTCGACGCGCGCTGGGACAGCCCGATCGCGCATGCGCTGCGCGAGTGCGCGGGGAGCATTTCGAAGCGGCTGGGTTACGGAATCAATATTGCGGCGGAGTGA